The following are encoded together in the Euwallacea fornicatus isolate EFF26 chromosome 11, ASM4011564v1, whole genome shotgun sequence genome:
- the Fntb gene encoding protein farnesyltransferase subunit beta, giving the protein METELILRDIISIRSSATPADTNATKTTQEQILVEENVLKKYEDLHTQLRVNSDLPELLKEQHKKFLSDSLVYLSSNYECLDASRPWICYWILHPLSLLGVRLDDSYKSRIAQFLGKCQSPSGGFGGGPGQYPHLAPTYAAVNALVTLGTEEAYKVIDRSKLYKFLKSIKQPDGSFAMHIGGEIDIRGAYCALSVASMTNIMTDELVDNTAHWIVSCQTYEGGFAGCPGLEAHGGYAFCGLAALVILNKGHLCHTQSLLRWLVQKQMRLEGGFQGRTNKLVDSCYSFWQGGAFPLIYSLLAKEGLTPKGHLFDERALQEYILICCQNLQGGLVDKPGKPRDAYHTCYSLSGLSLAQHFLNQKQVLGTYKNELASTHPLYNIRPDLARKALLYFHGLQFKSADM; this is encoded by the exons ATGGAAACCGAATTGATATTGCGAGACATCATTTCGATACGCAGCAGTGCGACTCCTGCTGACACAAATGCTACAAAAACGACCCAAGAACAG ATTTTAGTTGAGGAAAACGTACTTAAGAAATACGAAGATTTGCATACACAATTGAGGGTCAACAGCGATCTACCTGAGCTGCTTAAAGAGCAACACAAAAAGTTCCTCTCTGACTCTTTAGTGTATTTGTCATCGAATTATGAG TGTTTAGATGCCAGTAGGCCGTGGATTTGCTACTGGATACTCCATCCTTTGTCCCTTTTAGGGGTGCGATTAGATGACAGTTATAAAAGCAGAATAGCACAGTTTTTAGGAAA GTGTCAAAGCCCCTCTGGTGGTTTTGGAGGAGGCCCTGGCCAATATCCCCACTTGGCCCCCACATATGCAGCTGTAAATGCTTTAGTAACATTAGGTACTGAAGAAGCCTATAAAGTAATTGATAGGAGCAAACTTTATAAATTTCTGAAAAGCATTAAGCAGCCTGATGGTTCCTTTGCCATGCACATTGGGGGTGAAATCGATATTAGAGGAGCTTATTGTGCCCTCTCTGTGGCTAGCATGACTAATATAATGACAGATGAACTGGTTGATAATACTGCACATTGGATTGTTAG TTGTCAGACTTATGAGGGGGGCTTCGCTGGGTGTCCTGGTTTAGAGGCCCATGGGGGCTATGCGTTTTGTGGCCTTGCCGCTTTAGTTATTCTAAATAAGGGACACTTATGTCACACTCAGAGTTTATTg CGGTGGCTAGTGCAAAAACAGATGCGGCTTGAAGGGGGATTTCAAGGGAGGACCAATAAGCTTGTTGATAGTTGTTATTCATTCTGGCAAGGGGGCGCCTTTCCTTTGATTTATTCGCTTTTAGCCAAGG AGGGGTTGACGCCGAAGGGGCACTTATTTGACGAACGGGCTTTACAAGAATATATTCTAATTTGCTGTCAGAATCTTCAAGGGGGGTTAGTTGACAAACCAGGCAAGCCTCGGGATGCTTATCACACCTGCTACAGTCTCAGCGGCCTCTCGTTGGCGCAGCACTTCCTGAACCAGAAGCAAGTGCTCGGAACCTATAAAAATGAACTG GCGAGCACTCATCCGCTATACAACATTCGCCCGGATTTGGCGCGAAAGGCACTGCTTTATTTCCACGGTCTGCAATTCAAGAGCGCCGATATGTGA
- the LOC136342044 gene encoding cytochrome c oxidase subunit 4 isoform 1, mitochondrial-like: MMAHSLLVLSSRQLMKNALTKPLLIQVASMSGGEGSYVRTLIGKREIVGSGFNGEPTYVDRPDFPLPAIRWKEPSSEILALREREKGDWKQLSIEEKKALYRASFRQTFAEFKAPNGEWKGSIGIALVLVSTALWLFYGMKFFVYPPSPDSLKPENRAAQLRRMLDLQMNPIEGISSKWDYEKNDWKK, encoded by the exons ATGATGGCACACTCTCTACTAGTGCTCTCCAGTAGGCAACTGATGAAAAATGCCCTCACCAAGCCCCTATTAATCCAAGTGGCATCCATGAGTGGAGGTGAGGGTTCTTATGTTAGAACCCTTATTGGAAAACGAGAAATTGTGGGCTCGGGCTTCAATGGAGAGCCTACCTATGTGGATAGACCTGATTTCCCTTTGCCTGCAATTAGGTGGAAGGAACCGTCATCTGAAATTTTGGCTTTGCGGGAGAGGGAGAAAGGTGACTGGAAGCAACTCtcaattgaagaaaaaaaggcCCTCTATAGGGCCTCATTTAGGCAGACTTTTGCAGAATTTAAAGCGCCCAATGGGGAATGGAAAGGATCTATTGGAATCGCTTTGGTTCTTGTTTCTACTGCTTTGTGGCTCTTTTATGGCATGAAGTTCTTCG TGTATCCACCTTCACCAGATTCTCTGAAACCTGAAAACAGAGCTGCGCAATTGCGTCGTATGCTTGACTTACAGATGAACCCCATTGAGGGTATCAGCTCCAAATGGGATTATGAAAAGAATGACtggaaaaagtaa
- the Cc2d2a gene encoding coiled-coil and C2 domain-containing protein 2A encodes MNSSKEDLLELSEQSAPPKKPPRLSLKKRYNRVHSPPIASPDRSSDREVTSIFSVKKSRAQGDNQTSSDEVPLEDYSRGNGDKVIKLKQSLKRLKIENLKVENKIKSVRQKLSINQHNVEQFNFVISEIAQGSADDDEDDLVTFLPPVQLSFSNTLKATLRFSNEHDESFNPVRLRCLKSFALPLMQSTKYVPASTHFAQSLQEILVIKDHILDLEINSIEFLHHPLFSIEHVLLQRLKDALKKHSQWDERRSVSTLLLELGKLRNSGKYKAMRRLRERVFQEAKQQRQLLKTILELWLEIKKFRETQKFSCTPARLRINQQQSGASSETEQLFQEVLEDILVHSKKNLKWSRNDIEADLRRVFLESFRRAEEPELQLKLIEEEIQTNAEIDSDEASRRKVVSSTKFTINISCDQIPVCKSRPVFLDPTNFQLYFNEVFSIQLTEVPKWLTLELFEYPKGLLKKKIAHLKLEIPPCDLIFETSVNQESFFERRELIHYKHAGVGSGQKLSLAVGNVPEDVLYTKGVVTYRIGWQPSRAPRDMPEGDVSGRNNGLVNTVDSWRGIDSGQLHSMLTNCGEYEEELRSFEGILESIRESGCFRLSPDLNPLFCPLAAIDANVRFQFLRLRSQNEPEFDGTPVPSRIREIPVGLIKDFQRRKALEGVDQKGGTEDDGDGEDLRESGRRRLKQVHHRVFHLCKGAGNNLSYESVIDEKYLIYFEEIVKTSVRNVLNWFRWRPKFAKPLPQRVPRPLQDTRQTPNKILVKVLGAKNLPQRRVSEDAPSEEIVPELEICHEEFTVTVEMPGGTRSEIVGLPLRCQHGDYMNPNALSGNITIALFDRTQSLSSGGEYVERKVFLGDVLVPLSALTTGINLSGWFQLTRPALIFGYNGFEDPTVKTFLQLELSISPSVPVMEPNMADLPSNDSPYLSGYILRWNQVFNTNFPSKRFQVFVLDTQGRTTCITRFLRPLEPPQVTTDDFDFTAEHCLRYISLVPFTESGSLYQSILLTSEQFLRFMTGSVLDHCVTLTCFLLALKLEAYLVLGFGVPRGTTSYVFLIESSKATNNCQNYSILDVLSNQKFKLSDPLCPLQRIYCLANGENVWGNAQRTQNPALLRFDLTRKSDWWPLFDNNHQAPTHFVNNKVDFSLNSDEEEVEREVERKLRRKLCKWRPMETTNIKIQLNEVLRSNLRHFEINIMHGRGNADAVQELIKTLSRFHVDGMVLNLPFSGVTQVVKKIKNMRLHVQAPGVTDFVLSVFVQGYPGQVLSLWVLIGTVAEKVPQDGSCSE; translated from the exons ATGAACAGCTCCAAG GAGGACTTGTTGGAGCTCTCTGAGCAGAGCGCACCGCCCAAAAAGCCGCCTCGTTTAAGCCTTAAAAAGAGATACAACCGGGTGCACTCGCCTCCCATAGCTTCCCCTGATCGAAGCAGCGACCGCGAGGTAACTTCAATCTTCTCTGTTAAAAAATCTCGAGCTCAGGGAGACAATCAAACCTCAAGTGATGAAGTGCCCTTAGAGGATTATAGCAG GGGAAATGGCGATAAGGTGATCAAGCTAAAGCAATCTTTGAAGAggctgaaaattgaaaacttaaaagTGGAAAATAAGATCAAATCTGTGCGTCAAAAACTGTCGATCAATCAACACAATGTCGAgcagtttaattttgttatttcggAAATTGCGCAAGGAAGTGCTGATGATGATGAAGATGATTTAGTCACATTTTTGCCCCCTGTTCAGCTCAGTTTCTCAAATACCCTTAAAGCGACCTTACGCTTTAGTAATGAACACGATGAATCATTTAATCCTGTGCGTCTCAGATGCCTCAAGTCTTTTGCATTACCCCTTATGCAGTCCACTAAGTACGTCCCTGCATCCACGCATTTCGCCCAATCCTTGCAAGAAATTTTAGTGATCAAAGACCACATATTGGACCTTGAAATTAATTCTATTGAATTCCTGCACCATCCCTTATTTAGCATTGAGCACGTGCTTTTGCAGAGACTCAAAGACGCCCTGAAAAAACACTCACAATGGGATGAAAGGAGGAGTGTGTCAACACTTCTCCTTGAGCTGGGAAAGTTGAGAAATTCCGGAAAATATAAGGCAATGCGTAGGCTGCGCGAGAGAGTATTTCAAGAAGCTAAACAGCAACGCCAACTACTTAAAACGATTCTGGAATTGTGGCTGGAAATCAAGAAGTTTCGAGAGACTCAGAAGTTTTCATGCACACCAGCTCGGCTAAGAATTAATCAGCAACAAAGCGGGGCCAGTTCTGAAACCGAACAGCTGTTTCAAGAAGTCTTGGAGGACATACTTGTGCATTCGAAGAAGAACCTGAAGTGGTCAAGAAATGATATTGAAGCAGACCTTAGGCGTGTGTTTCTGGAGAGCTTCAGACGGGCTGAAGAACCAGAGCTGCAGTTAAAGCTcattgaagaagaaattcaAACAAATGCTGAGATTGACTCAGATGAGGCTTCAAGACGCAAAGTGGTGTCTTCAACCAAATTCACGATAAATATCTCTTGTGATCAAATCCCGGTTTGCAAATCTAGACCTGTTTTTTTGGATCCAACAAACTTCCAGCTATATTTCAATGAAGTCTTCAGTATCCAGCTCACTGAAGTCCCCAAATGGCTCACTCTAGAGCTGTTTGAGTACCCCAAAGG gttgttaaaaaagaaaattgctcaTCTGAAACTAGAAATCCCCCCGTGCGACCTTATTTTCGAAACCTCCGTGAATCAGGAAAGTTTCTTTGAAAGGCGGGAATTGATTCACTACAAGCACGCAGGCGTGGGAAGTGGACAGAAGCTCTCACTAGCAGTGGGAAATGTACCAGAAGACGTTTTGTACACCAAGGGCGTGGTCACGTACAGGATTGGCTGGCAGCCGAGCCGCGCCCCTAGGGACATGCCCGAGGGAGATGTCAGTGGACGAAACAATGGGCTGGTCAACACGGTGGACAGCTGGAGGGGTATCGATTCAGGACAGTTGCACAGTATGTTGACGAATTGTGGTGAATATGAAGAAGAGTTGAGAAGTTTTGAGGGTATTTTGGAAAGTATCCGGGAAAGCGGTTGTTTCAG ATTGAGCCCCGACTTAAACCCATTGTTTTGTCCCTTGGCAGCCATCGACGCGAACGTCAGATTTCAGTTTTTGCGGCTTCGCTCTCAGAACGAGCCCGAATTCGACGGTACGCCGGTTCCAAGCCGGATCCGCGAAATTCCCGTTGGCCTCATCAAGGATTTTCAGCGCAGAAAAGCACTCGAAG GGGTCGATCAGAAGGGTGGAACAGAGGATGATGGAGATGGGGAGGATTTGCGGGAGAGCGGGAGGAGGCGATTGAAGCAGGTACATCACAGAGTGTTTCACTTGTGCAAGGGTGCGGGGAACAATTTGAGCTACGAGAGCGTGATCGATGAGAAATACCTCATTTATTTCGA AGAAATCGTCAAAACTTCCGTCCGCAACGTTCTGAATTGGTTCCGATGGCGCCCCAAATTCGCCAAACCGCTCCCTCAGCGCGTCCCCAGACCTCTGCAGGACACTCGACAAACACCCAACAAAATCCTTGTTAAAGTACTCGGTGCCAAAAACCTGCCTCAGAGGAGGGTCAGTGAGGACGCGCCTTCCGAAGAAATAGTTCCGGAGCTGGAAATCTGCCATGAGGAGTTCACGGTGACCGTGGAGATGCCCGGAGGCACCAGAAGTGAGATTGTAGGACTGCCTTTGAG GTGCCAACACGGGGACTATATGAACCCAAATGCTTTGAGCGGAAACATTACTATAGCTCTGTTCGATCGAACGCAGAGTTTGAGTTCCGGTGGGGAATACGTGGAGCGGAAGGTGTTTTTGGGGGATGTTTTAGTGCCTCTAAGCGCTCTCACGACAGGTATCAAT CTCTCGGGATGGTTCCAGCTGACCCGACCCGCCTTGATCTTCGGATACAATGGTTTTGAGGACCCCACCGTCAAAACTTTTCTCCAGCTGGAACTGAGCATCTCACCTAGCGTGCCTGTAATGGAACCCAATATG GCAGATTTGCCCTCAAATGACTCTCCTTATCTAAGTGGTTATATCCTCCGATGGAACCAAGTATTCAATACAAATTTCCCCAGTAAAAGGTTCCAGGTCTTTGTCTTGGACACTCAAGGGCGCACTACATGCATCACTCG GTTTTTGAGGCCTCTGGAACCACCTCAAGTGACCACTGATGACTTCGACTTTACAGCGGAGCATTGTTTACGGTACATCTCTTTGGTTCCCTTTACTGAAAGCGGCAGCTTGTATCAAAGCATTTTGCTGACTTCTGAG caatttttgagGTTTATGACGGGGTCTGTCTTGGATCATTGCGTGACTTTAACCTGCTTTTTGTTGGCATTGAAATTGGAAGCATATTTGGTCTTGG GCTTTGGAGTGCCTCGAGGCACCACCAGTTACGTTTTCCTAATCGAGTCCTCGAAAGCCACAAATAACTGCCAGAATTACTCAATCTTGGACGTACTTTCGAACCAAAAATTTAAGCTATCAGATCCGCTCTGCCCCCTCCAACGCATTTACTGCTTGGCAAATGGGGAGAAT GTCTGGGGCAATGCCCAGCGTACGCAGAACCCCGCATTACTTCGCTTTGATTTGACGCGCAAATCTGATTGGTGGCCGCTATTTGACAACAACCACCAAGCCCCCACCCACTTTGTCAATAACAAGGTTGATTTTTCCCTTAACAGCGATGAGGAGGAGGTTGAAAGAGAAGTGGAGAGGAAGCTGAGGAGGAAGCTGTGCAAGTGGAGGCCAATGGAGACAACCAATATCAAGATACA ATTAAACGAAGTGCTGCGAAGTAATCTTAGACACTTTGAAATTAACATTATGCATGGTAGGGGCAACGCAGACGCAGTACAGGAGCTAATCAAAACTTTGTCTCGCTTCCAT GTGGATGGAATGGTGCTAAATCTTCCCTTTTCCGGCGTTACCCAAGTGGTGaagaagataaaaaatatgagattGCACGTGCAGGCGCCAGGGGTCACAGACTTCGTCTTAAGCGTTTTTGTTCAGGGATACCCGGGGCAAGTGCTGTCTCTCTGGGTCCTTATCGGAACCGTGGCAGAAAAGGTCCCGCAAG ATGGCAGCTGCAGTGAATGA
- the LOC136342038 gene encoding BTB/POZ domain-containing protein 9-like, with translation MSSSHQYLKSSSSKVVTRLGDIEHLHQLSENLSSLYLNQEYSDVCLVVEGQKLPAHKVILAARSDYFRALLYGGLRESSQTEIMLQDAPLNAFKILLKYIYTGHMFLMTLKEDVILDTLGLAHQYGFEDLEGAISDILKQLLALRNVCAILDTAHLYRLDKLVAVCHSFLDKHACEILMHESFVTLSQDALVELLQRDSFFAPEVEIFRGVSNWCKANEDNNDKIMKCVRLPLMSVADLLSVVRPAGLVKPDSLLDAIADRTNCRTSSLPHRGLLVVDENVACPRRGSKVVAGELTEYLLDGNNCNYDMDKGYTRHAINGPGDQGIIVKLGVPSIINHIRMLLWDRDIRSYSYYVEVSMEQKDWVRVVDYGQYCCRSWQHLYFDTRVVQYIRIVGTHNTVNKVFHLVTLECMYKQKIPKMVNDLICPNYNVATLEKNAVVIEGVSRARNALLNGDTKQYDWDSGYTCHQLRSGAILIQLGQPYIISSLKLLLWDCDDRSYSYYIESSVNIWEWEMVVDNTRENCKSWQVIRFPPRAVVFIRIVGTHNTANEVFHCVHFECPSCEDLNAQACSVTIAGGNGKSGTESDANEEQAAQFAETATEAEEEGISANNSNRL, from the exons atgAGTAGTAGCCACCAGTACCTGAAATCATCCAGCTCCAAAGTGGTAACCCGCCTGGGCGATATTGAGCACTTACACCAACTTTCTGAGAATCTCTCGTCTCTGTATCTCAATCAAGAGTATTCAGATGTATGTCTGGTTGTTGAGGGACAAAAATTACCTGCGCATAAGGTGATTCTTGCAGCTCGTAGCGACTACTTTCGAGCTCTTTTGTATGGGGGCTTAAGAGAGTCTAGTCAAACGGAAATTATGTTACAAGATGCTCCTTTGAATGCTTTTAAGATATTGTTGAAGTACATTTACACTG GGCACATGTTTCTAATGACCCTAAAAGAAGATGTGATTCTCGACACTCTAGGACTGGCACACCAATATGGGTTTGAGGACTTAGAAGGAGCCATTTCCGACATTTTGAAACAACTTCTCGCTCTGCGCAACGTCTGTGCAATCTTGGACACCGCCCACTTATATAGATTGGACAAGTTAGTGGCTGTTTGCCACTCCTTCCTCGATAAACATGCCTGTGAGATTTTAATGCATGAATCATTTGTAACTTTATCACAG GATGCATTGGTGGAGCTACTACAGCGCGACTCTTTCTTTGCTCCTGAAGTGGAAATTTTCAGGGGAGTCTCAAATTGGTGTaaagcaaatgaggacaacaatgataaaatcatgaaatgCGTGAGATTGCCTTTGATGAGTGTTGCAGATCTATTGTCTGTAGTAAGGCCTGCTGGACTTGTTAAGCCAGATTCTCTTTTGGATGCAATTGCTGATAGGACTAATTGTCGAACCAGCAGTCTTCCTCATAGAGGCTTATTGGTTGTTGATGAGAATGTTGCATGTCCTCGAAGAGGTTCTAAAGTTGTGGCTGGGGAATTGACAGAGTATCTACTTGACGGGAATAACTGCAACTATGATATGGATAAAGGATATACGAGACATGCAATTAATGGTCCAGGAGACCAGGGGATTATTGTCAAACTTGGAGTTCCTTCCATTATCAACCACATTCGAATGCTTCTATGGGATCGAGACATTCGGTCATATTCCTATTATGTAGAGGTTTCAATGGAACAGAAAGATTGGGTCAGAGTAGTGGATTACGGGCAATATTGTTGTCGCTCCTGGCAACACCTTTACTTTGACACGCGAGTAGTtcaatacatcagaattgtgGGCACTCATAATACTGTAAACAAGGTGTTCCACCTGGTGACTCTTGAATGtatgtataaacaaaaaatcccTAAAATGGTAAACGACCTTATCTGCCCCAACTATAATGTTGCCACATTAGAGAAGAATGCGGTGGTTATCGAGGGGGTCAGCCGAGCTCGCAACGCACTTTTGAATGGGGATACTAAACAGTATGATTGGGACTCGGGTTATACTTGTCATCAACTGAGATCGGGAGCAATTCTCATACAACTGG GCCAACCATACATAATCTCCAGCTTAAAGCTTCTCCTCTGGGATTGCGACGATCGCAGCTACAGCTACTACATCGAATCCTCAGTTAACATCTGGGAATGGGAAATGGTGGTCGACAACACTCGCGAAAACTGCAAGTCATGGCAGGTGATCCGATTCCCTCCCAGGGCGGTTGTTTTTATACGCATCGTGGGCACTCACAACACCGCAAacgag GTGTTCCACTGTGTTCACTTTGAGTGTCCCTCCTGCGAGGACTTGAATGCGCAGGCGTGTTCTGTGACGATCGCAGGTGGGAATGGTAAAAGCGGCACAGAATCTGATGCGAATGAGGAACAAGCGGCACAATTTGCGGAGACAGCTACAGAGGCGGAGGAGGAGGGAATCAGTGCGAACAATTCCAATCGGCTTTAG
- the LOC136342043 gene encoding 23 kDa integral membrane protein-like — MGCSEGLARIFVFITNFAFVLVGLALLVVGILFKVNFTKLSDAIPADAHALQHIPVAAIVVGSIIFVIAFLGCCGTLRSNTCMLSWYGGILIVIFLVQVALGIYAFVQIKDEDSLRSHIQDAVTEIFSKYPKTEDSVNVIQETFKCCGTNSPNSWLPLQIPKSCYGPNEDKPYQIGCVQTLSDYIVGSIKTIAIVAIAVSAIEVVGAVLALCLTGCIRENRRQGAYY; from the exons ATGGGTTGCTCAGAAGGACTGGCCAGGATTTTTGTATTCATCACCAATTTCGCATTTGTG CTTGTTGGGTTAGCCCTCTTGGTCGTGGGCATCCTCTTCAAAGTCAATTTCACCAAATTATCAGATGCCATTCCGGCTGACGCGCACGCCTTACAACACATCCCAGTTGCCGCCATTGTCGTGGGCTCCATCATCTTCGTAATCGCCTTCTTGGGGTGTTGTGGCACACTCAGGAGCAACACCTGCATGCTCAGCTGG TACGGCGGCATTTTGATCGTCATCTTCCTAGTCCAAGTGGCATTGGGAATCTACGCTTTCGTACAAATCAAGGACGAGGACTCGCTACGCTCACATATCCAAGATGCCGTGACTGAAATATTCAGTAAATATCCAAAAACAGAGGACTCTGTGAACGTCATTCAGGAAACA TTTAAATGTTGCGGAACAAATAGTCCTAACTCTTGGTTACCTTTACAAATACCCAAAAGCTGCTACGGGCCCAATGAAGACAAACCTTATCAAATTGGTTGTGTTCAAACTTTATCTGATTACATAGTAGGCTCAATCAAAACCATTGCCATTGTCGCAATCGCCGTTTCCGCCATTGAG GTCGTGGGAGCTGTGCTGGCTCTATGCCTGACCGGTTGTATACGCGAGAACCGCAGACAAGGGGCTTACTATTGA
- the Non1 gene encoding nucleolar GTP-binding protein 1, producing MSLYNFKKIAVVPTAKDFVDIILSKTQRKTPTVVHKQYKITRIRAFYMRKVKFAQQSFHDRLTQILTEFPKLDDVHPFYSDLMNVLYDKDHFKLALGQLNTARHLIDNVAKDYVRLLKYGDSLYRCKQLKRAALGRMATIMKRQGSNLTYLEQVRQHLARLPSIDPYTRTIIICGFPNVGKSSFINKITRADVEVQPYAFTTKSLYVGHTDYKYLRWQVIDTPGILDHSLEERNVIEMQAVTALAHLRACVLYFMDLSEQCGHNLEEQVRLFESIKPLFTNKPLIIVANKSDIVNLEELPAERRQVLKDIEEDPELNLKEMSTVTDKGVMEVKIEACEKLLSFRVDQKMRSKKVDGVLNRLHVAMPKPRDNKERPACIPESVQLKKQQKVKRKLAREVEIEEGDDYVVDLAKEYVDIPEEERHDIIPEIWEGHNVADYIDPEIFEKLAELEQEEEVREQTGMYVVPKMELDDTMAEIKKLALQIRHKKAIMKDEARINKQSRKPVVPRTVGPKVRDRSISKLRKTMEGLGLDMSGSSDANFTKTKQRTRSVGPVAKKPRMEVTTIESRSKGLTKPPRNEQGVKDVAMRKKLAKIAHRAISKKVAKMGLKGEADRFIGTKMPKHLFAGKRGVGKTDRR from the exons ATGTCTTTGTATAACTTCAAGAAGATCGCGGTGGTCCCCACTGCAAAG GATTTTGTAGACATAATTCTGTCCAAAACCCAAAGGAAGACCCCCACAGTAGTACACAAGCAGTACAAAATCACTCGCATTAGGGCTTTTTACATGCGCAAAGTGAAATTTGCCCAGCAGAGCTTCCACGACCGGCTGACACAGATATTAACCGAGTTCCCAAAATTGGATGATGTTCATCCATTCTACTCTGACTTGATGAACGTGCTATATGATAAAGACCACTTTAAGCTGGCTTTGGGACAACTTAACACTGCCAGACACCTTATTGACAATGTAGCAAAGGACTATGTGCGACTGTTGAAGTATGGGGACTCATTATATAGGTGTAAGCAATTGAAAAGAGCCGCTTTGGGTCGTATGGCTACTATTATGAAAAGGCAGGGATCAAATTTGACTTATTTGGAGCAG GTGCGTCAACACTTGGCTCGTCTACCTTCTATTGACCCCTATACCAGAACCATTATAATATGTGGCTTCCCCAATGTGGGAAAGTCCTcatttatcaacaaaatcaCAAGGGCTGATGTGGAGGTGCAGCCTTATGCTTTCACCACTAAAAGTCTTTATGTGGGGCACACTGACTATAAATACTTGAGATGGCAGGTAATCGATACTCCTGGGATATTAGATCACTCTTTAGAGGAGAGAAATGTTATTGAAATGCAGGCCGTAACTGCATTGGCTCACTTAAGAGCCTGTGTATTATACTTCATGGATTTATCAGAACAGTGTGGGCACAATTTAGAAGAGCAAGTTAGGTTATTTGAGTCAATAAAACCCTTATTCACTAATAAACCTTTGATTATTGTGGCAAACAAAAGTGATATTGTTAATCTTGAAGAGCTCCCTGCAGAGCGGAGACAGGTGTTAAAAGACATTGAGGAAGACCCTGAATTAAACCTTAAAGAAATGTCTACAGTGACTGATAAGGGGGTTATGGAGGTTAAAATTGAGGCTTGCGAGAAACTATTGAGTTTCCGAGTGGACCAGAAAATGCGCAGTAAGAAAGTTGATGGAGTGTTAAACAGGCTTCATGTGGCCATGCCTAAGCCTCGGGACAACAAAGAGCGACCTGCTTGTATTCCTGAGAGTGTCCAATTGAAGAAACAGCAGAAGGTGAAGAGGAAATTGGCAAGGGAGGTAGAGATTGAGGAGGGAGACGATTATGTTGTTGATTTAGCTAAAGAATATGTGGACATTCCTGAGGAGGAGAGGCATGACATTATTCCAGAGATATGGGAGGGTCATAATGTAGCTGATTACATTGATCCAGAGATATTTGAAAAGCTGGCTGAATTGGAGCAGGAAGAGGAAGTACGAGAACAGACAGGCATGTATGTAGTGCCCAAGATGGAACTTGATGACACCATGGCAGAGATCAAAAAGCTAGCGTTACAAATCAGACATAAGAAAGCTATAATGAAAGATGAGGCCAGGATTAATAAGCAAAGCAGGAAGCCAGTAGTGCCTCGCACTGTCGGGCCCAAAGTGCGTGATCGCTCAATAAGCAAACTAAGAAAGACAATGGAGGGATTAGGTTTGGACATGTCAGGTAGTAGTGACGCCAATTTTACTAAGACCAAACAGCGGACCCGCTCAGTTG GTCCAGTCGCTAAAAAGCCACGTATGGAGGTAACGACCATAGAAAGCAGATCAAAAGGCCTGACTAAACCTCCAAGAAACGAGCAAGGAGTTAAGGATGTTGCA ATGAGGAAGAAACTGGCTAAAATTGCCCATAGAGCCATCAGCAAAAAGGTGGCTAAGATGGGTCTTAAGGGTGAAGCTGATAGGTTTATCGGAACGAAAATGCCGAAGCACTTGTTTGCCGGCAAGAGGGGCGTTGGCAAGACCGACAGAAGATAA